CTCGCCCGCGCCCGCACCCTCGAGGAGCAGCAACGGGCCGTCGCGGCACTGGAGTTCAAGTGCGAGGTGCTGTGGGCCCTGCTGGACGCGGTGGACCGGAGCGGGCCATGACACCGGCGCCGATCCCACGGGGCAGGCCCTGGCGTCCCGTGCTCGCCCGGGGTGTGGTGCTGCGGTACGACCCGGTCCGGGGCGCCGACCTGTTGCTGCTGCCGGAGCGGGTGGTGGTGCTCGACGGCAGTGCCGGTGACGTGCTGCGGCTGTGCGACGGCGTCCGGGACGTGCCCGGCGTCGTCACCGAACTGGCCGTACGACACCACCCCGGCGCGCCGGTCGCCGTCGAAATCCCGGAATTTCTCGACCGGTTACGAAAGGAGGGCTGGCTGGGATGACCGCACCTCCCGATCCCTCCGATCCCCCGGATCCCCCCTGGGCCCTGCTCGCCGAACTCACCCACGCCTGCCCGCTGCGCTGCGGGTACTGCTCCAACCCCGTCGAACTGATCGGCCCGTCAGCAGAGTTGACCACGGAGCAGTGGGCGGAGGTCTTCCGGCAGGCGGGCGGCCTCGGTGTCGTACACACCCACCTGTCCGGAGGGGAACCGCTGCTGCGTCGCGATCTGCCCGAGCTGGTGGCCGCCGCCGGCACCGCGGGCCTGTACACCCAGCTCGTCACCAGCGGCGTGGGGCTCGGCGAGCGGCGGCTGGCCGGGCTGGCCGAGGCCGGGCTGCGCAGTGTGCAGCTGTCGGTGCAGCACACGGACCCGGCGGCCGCCGAACGCATCGCGGGGGCCCGGTCGTTCGCGGCGAAGGAACGCGCCGCCCGGCTGATCCGCGCGGCGGGACTGCCCCTCGGACTGAACGCCGTCCTGCACCGTGGCAACCTGGACGACCTCGACGGCCTGGTCCGGCTCGCCCTCGCCTGGGGCGCCGACCGGATCGAGCTGGCCAACACCCAGTACCACGGCTGGGCCGCCCGCAACCGCGCTGCCCTGCTGCCCACGCCCGCCCAGGTCGAGCGAGCCCGCGCCCGGGTGACCCGATGGCGGGAACGGCTCGGCGACGCACTGGAGGTGGTATGGGTGGCCCCCGACCTCGTGGACGCCACCGCGAAACCCTGCATGGGCGGCTGGGGCGCCGTCTCGCTCACCGTCGCCCCGGACGGCACGGTGCTGCCCTGCCCGGCCGCCGGCATCCTGCCCGGCTTGGACCCGCCGAATGTGAAAGACCGTCAACTCGACTGGATATGGCGGGAGTCCGGAGCCTTCACCGCCTTCCGGGGCGAGGCCTGGATGCCCGAGCCGTGCCGCGGCTGCGCCCTGCGCACGGTCGACCACGGCGGCTGCCGCTGCCAGGCCTACGCCCTGACCGGTGACGCCGCCCGCACCGACCCGGCCTGCCGGCACGCCCCGGAGCGCCGCCTCGTCGATGCCCTGGTGCACGGCGCCGCCCGCGCCCCGCACCCACCCGCGTACGCCTACCGAGAAGGAGAGCCATGAGACGCCGACGCCTGCGCGCGGCGCTGACCGCCGCCGTGCTCACCACCGCCACCCTGGCCGCGCTGCCCGCCGCCGTACCGCCCGCGAGCGCCATCCCCGCACCGGCCGTCTTACCCCTGGCGAGCGCCGTACCCGCTGCCCCGGCCCACCAGGCGGCCGCCCGTGACTGGTCCATGGCCGTCGTCGACTCCACGATGGCGCGCTACACCCCGGCCACCATCGGTGGCTGGTCGTACCCGGTGGGCCTGT
The genomic region above belongs to Streptomyces sp. CG1 and contains:
- the pqqD gene encoding pyrroloquinoline quinone biosynthesis peptide chaperone PqqD is translated as MTPAPIPRGRPWRPVLARGVVLRYDPVRGADLLLLPERVVVLDGSAGDVLRLCDGVRDVPGVVTELAVRHHPGAPVAVEIPEFLDRLRKEGWLG
- the pqqE gene encoding pyrroloquinoline quinone biosynthesis protein PqqE gives rise to the protein MTAPPDPSDPPDPPWALLAELTHACPLRCGYCSNPVELIGPSAELTTEQWAEVFRQAGGLGVVHTHLSGGEPLLRRDLPELVAAAGTAGLYTQLVTSGVGLGERRLAGLAEAGLRSVQLSVQHTDPAAAERIAGARSFAAKERAARLIRAAGLPLGLNAVLHRGNLDDLDGLVRLALAWGADRIELANTQYHGWAARNRAALLPTPAQVERARARVTRWRERLGDALEVVWVAPDLVDATAKPCMGGWGAVSLTVAPDGTVLPCPAAGILPGLDPPNVKDRQLDWIWRESGAFTAFRGEAWMPEPCRGCALRTVDHGGCRCQAYALTGDAARTDPACRHAPERRLVDALVHGAARAPHPPAYAYREGEP